The Christiangramia salexigens genome includes the window AAGAGATGTATCATCCCTTCGAGCCATATAAAACTATGAAAATCAGTTCTTATCTTCATGAACCACTGCTTAAAAAGGTTTTAGAAGATGGTGAAGTTCTAATCCCTAAACGAAATCTAAAAGAGATAGCAGAATATAGTGCTAAGCGACTGGCGGAACTACCCAAGGAGTATAAGAGGTTTAATAATCCTCATATTTATAAGATTGGGATAAGTAAAGAACTTAAAGAAGAGAGAGATCTATTGATCAAAAACTTTAAAAATTCGATCTGATGAAAGCGCTTATTTTGATAGATGTTCAAAATGATTTTATGCCTGGTGGTGCACTTGCTGTGCCTCAAGGAGATGAGATAGTTCCTCTTATTAACGAGCTTCAGGAGAAATTTGATCTTGTGGTGGCTACCCAGGACTGGCATCCGCAAGGACATGCCAGTTTTGTATCCAGCCATAAGAATGCGGAGCTATATGAGGTGATTAATTTAGACGGAATTAAACAGGTTATGTGGCCTGAGCATTGTATACAAGGTAGTAAAGGGGCTGAATTTCATCCTAAGCTCAATTTGAATCCCGTGGAGGCTATTTTTAGAAAGGGCACTGACCCAAAAATAGATAGTTATAGTGGCTTTTACGATAATGCACATTTAAAAACCACAGGCCTTGCGGGTTATCTTAATGAAAAGGGAGTGACAGAATTATATTTTGCCGGGCTAGCGGCAGAATATTGTGTTTATTTTTCAATTCTCGATGCAGTGAAAGAAGGCTTTAAGTCTTGCCTTATCGAAGATGCTACCCGTGCTTTGAGTTCTGAAGATTTTAAAAAGGCTAAGAGGGATTTGAAAGATAAAGGAGTTAAGCTCTTGAGCTCTTCCGAAATTTAAAAGTCGAGATAATATACATAGCCCAGGTTTAGCCAAAATATAAAGTCGTTGAACTTATTTTGGGGCCCCATAACATTTAGGCCTTCGATATAATCTGAATCGTAATACATCCACCTGCCTTCGATAAGAATATCGTTGCTGCGACCAACACGATACCTAACGCCCGCGCTTCCTAAAATTGCAAAAGTAGTTTCATCACTTAGATCCAGGCCACCTTCAAAGGTTGGGAATAATACTTTTGGACTGTCAAAAGACCCTAAATCTGAATAGGCCTCCGGTTGGTAGTAAACGTAATGTACACCGAGGCTGATATATGGCGCAAAGGTCACTCCAAAATCCCTAGCTTCCTTGATGCCATAAAAATGATATTCCAGGGATGAACCTATCTGGAATAATTGAGTGGTGCCGTGCATGGCCCTTAATTGCCGTCCACCTTCATTATTCTTGGAAGAAACTGGTCCGTAATGCTTTAAATTGGATCGTAGATAATCTATCTCATTTCTTATTCTGAAATGTTCACTGAACCACCATTCATCGGCCTTGCAGCTGCAAAAAGGCTTAAAGGCAAAATTCATATAATGCACTAAGCCTACGCCAAATCCTCTGTTCTCAAGATTGTTTCTAATATTATAGCGTTCGCCATAATCTGTGAAGAAACCGGCGGGACCTGCCACAACTCCTATTTCATTAGAAATACTAATCTGGCCATTTGCTTTTCCAGACCAGAGCGAAAAAGCTAATAGAATTAAAAAGATTGGTCTGGTGTTAATCATTAGGACCGGCATGGGATGTAAGCAAATATAGCAAAACTACTTTAACGAAATTTCATATTAGACTAGTATCCATACGCAGTTAAAATTAAAAGTTAATTTTATATCAAAAGGAAAAATGAAACTGCTATTCTTTATAGAATATTTATATTTGCTGCGTAAAATTGACATAATTTTTAATATTTAATAACAGCGCCAGTCATTATGGAAAAAAACATTAAAAATTTCCTGGAAAAGGTGTCGACCAGAAACCAGAACGAACCGGAATTTATGCAAGCGGTTCATGAAGTTGCCGAAACGGTAATTCCATTCATTCAGGAAAATAAGAAATATCAGAACGCCATGCTTTTAGAGCGCATGGTAGAGCCAGAAAGAGTTGTGATGTTTAGAGTGCCTTGGCTGGACGATGAAGGTAATATCCAGGTAAACCGAGGTTTTAGAATTCAAATGAATTCGGCTATAGGTCCGTATAAAGGAGGATTGCGTTTCCACCCTTCTGTAAATCTTAGTATACTTAAATTCCTTGCTTTTGAGCAGGTATTCAAAAATAGCCTTACCACACTCCCAATGGGTGGAGGTAAAGGAGGATCAGATTTTGACCCTAAAGGGAAATCTGATAATGAGGTAATGAAATTCTGCCAGAGTTTTATGACCGAACTTTGTAAGCATATCGGTGCAGATACAGATGTACCGGCAGGTGATATTGGAGTTGGTGGCCGTGAGATAGGTTACCTATTTGGACAGTATAAAAGAATCCAGAATGAATTCACCGGTATTTTAACCGGGAAGGGCCGTTCTTATGGTGGTTCACTTATTAGACCGGAAGCTACCGGTTACGGGAATGTATATTTCGCAGAAAATATGCTGAAGACCAAAGGAGAAAATTTCGAAGGGAAGACCATTGTGATCTCAGGATCCGGAAATGTTGCCCAATACGCTGCAGAAAAAGCATTACAGCTTGGAGCTAAGGTTGTGACAATGTCCGATTCAGGCGGATTCATTTATGATGAAGAGGGAATTGATGAAGAAAAGCTTCAGTTCGTGATGGATCTTAAGAACGAAAGAAGAGGTAGAATTAGTGAATATGTAGATAAATATCCTTCAGCTAAATATCACGAAGGCGAAACTCCTTGGGGAGTGAAGTGTGATATCGCGCTTCCATGTGCTACTCAGAATGAGTTAGATGGTGAAGATGCTAAAAAGCTTGTTTCTAATGGATGTATGTGTGTAGGTGAGGGAGCAAATATGCCATGTACGCCGGAAGCTATTGAGGTCTTCCATGAGGCTAAGATACTTTTCTCTCCTGGGAAAGCTTCTAATGCTGGTGGAGTTGCTACTTCTGGACTGGAAATGTCTCAGAACTCTATGAGATATAGCTGGACCTCTGAAGAAGTTGATCAAAAACTTCATGAGATCATGAATGATATTCACGAACAGTGCGTTAAATACGGAACTCGTGAAGACGGATATGTAGACTATGTAAAAGGAGCGAATATTGCCGGTTTCGTTAAAGTAGCCGATGCAATGCTAGCACAGGGGGTAGTTTAAAACCTGATCCCGTATAAAATAAAAAGCCGCTTTTTTAAAGCGGCTTTTTTTATAAATTCACGTCAAATTTTCCTGAATGCTGGTTAAGACTAAGGCAATTGTAATCAATGCTCTAAAATACGGGGAGGCAGATCTTATTGTGAAAGCCTTTACATTGTCTGATGGCTTAAGAAGTTATATGCTAAAGGGGGTTCTTAAATCCAAAAAAGGAAAGTTCAAAACCTCCATGTTTCAGGCGCTTACCAGGCTTGAGATCATTGCAAACCATAGAAACACCGGTAAGCTGGAGTATCTTAAAGAGGCGAAAGTACTGGAGGCGTATCAAAGTTTACATACCAATCCGGTGAAATCTGCCATGGTGATGTTCCTTTCGGAAATGCTGCGCAACACAATTCAGGAAGAAGAAAGTAATGAGGCTCTGTTCCATTATTTGGAATACAGTTTTGAATTTTTGGATACAGCAGATAAATATGCCAACTTTCATCTGTTATTCCTGTTAAATTTAACACGATATCTTGGCTTTCAGCCGGAATATAAAGGCGATGATATGCCTGTTTTTAACCTTCCAGACGGGGTTTTTCAGGAAATATCATCTAATGATTACTGTATCGAAGGCAGGAATGTTGACCTTTTAAAAAGCCTTTTAGGCACTGAATTTGATGCAATGCAGAGCATAAAGCTGAACCAAACGGCAAGAAATGAATTCCTGAATATGTTGATCCTGTATTACGAATTGCACATTGAAGGATTCAGAAAGCCCAAATCATTAAGTGTGCTAAACGAAATTTTCGGTTAAATGCGTTTTAAATTATTTACCCTTCTATTCTTTTTTATTGCAACTATTTCAGCCCAGAATATCAGGGTTCTGGATGTGTCCACACACGAACCTCTCGTGAATGTTGCCATTTTTAATAAGGAAAAATCTAAATCTGCGGTAACGGATATAAACGGGAATGCAGATATTTCAAAATTCACCGATACCGAAGTGATCATCTTCAAATCGGTTTCTCATATTGATGCCTATCGAAGGAAAAGAGAGATCCTGAATAATGATAATATCGTTTTTCTGGAATCCACAGAAAATCAATTGGATCAGGTGACCTTATCTGTTGCACGCTTCAGACTGAATAAGGATGAAATCCCTCAAAAGATCCTAAGCCTTTCACCTTCAGATATAAAACTTACAAGTCCTCAAACTTCAGCAGATCTTTTGGAAAGCACCGGTCAGGTTTATGTTCAGAAAAGTCAGTTAGGTGGTGGAAGTCCCATGATAAGAGGATTTGCAACCAACAGGCTTTTATTGACCGTAGATGGGGTGCGAATGAATTCTGCGATCTTTAGAAGCGGGAACCTTCAGAATGTGATATCTGTAGATCCCTTAATGCTGGAAAGGGCGGAGGTGATCTTAGGACCTGGGTCTGTAGTATATGGTAGTGATGCCATTGGAGGAGTAATGAATTTCTATACGCTAAAGCCAAAATTTAGCTTTGATGAGTCTACTTCAGTTTCCGGAAATATCTATACAAGGTTCTCTACTGCGAACAATGAGAATACAGTGCATGCCGACGTTAATGTTGGGAGAGAGAATTGGGCGTTCAGAACCGGGATAACTTATTCAGATTATGGAGATCTAAAAATGGGGGAGCATGGGCCTTCAGATTATTTGCGAAATGAATATGCCATTAGGGAAAATGGAGAAGATAAAGTTGTAATGAATGTAGATCCATTGGTTCAGAATCCTACTGGATATGACCAGATCAATTTTCTGCAGAAAATAAAATATATGCCGGGCCGCAATCTGGATATTAACCTTGGACTTGTGTATTCCAATACTTCAGATTTCCCACGTTTTGATAGATTGTATCGTAAAAAGGATGGGGAGCTAAGGTCTGCCGAATGGTATTATGGTCCGCAAACCTGGTTTTTAGGAGACCTGAACATCAACTATAGAGGTAATTCTGTATTATTTGATAAACTTCAGTTTACAGGAGCTTATCAATTTTTCGCTGAGAGTCGTAATGACCGGGATTTTGGAAAGCCTAAGCTTTTTACAACCGAAGAGGAAGTTGATGCCTACTCCGCTAATTTGGATTTTGAAAAGGATTTTGTGGAAAGCAAATTGTTCTATGGCGTTGAATATGTTCTGAATAATGTGGCTTCTAAGGGAAGCTTCAGAAATATTGAAACAGAGGAGAAAGGGGAGACGGCCAGCCGCTATCCCGATGGATCAGATTGGCAATCTATGGCGGTTTATACCAGTTATCAATGGAAGGTAAATGAAGATCTTTCGCTGCAGTCGGGAGTGAGATACAATCATATTCTTATAAATGCAGACTTCGATGACAGATATTATGACTTTCCTTTTGATAAAGCCGAAGTGAATACAGGAGCCTTAACCGGTAGCCTTGGGATGAACTGGAAACAAAACAATTTCGTGAACTGGAGGCTGGGACTGTCTACGGCCTTTAGAGCTCCAAATATTGATGATATAGGAAAAATTTTCGATTCTGAACCCGGTTCTGTAGTCGTGCCAAATCCCGGATTAAAGCCTGAGTATGCTTATAACGGAGAATTAGGAGCCGATCTTAAGCTTGCTGAAAATATTCAATTGGCTTTGACCGGTTACTATACGTATCTGGTGGATGCCATGGTGCGTCGTGATTTTAATTTGAATGGTGTAACCGAGATCGATTATCAGGGTGAGCCAAGCCGGGTGCAGGCAATTCAGAATGCATCCAGTGCTTATGTGTATGGAGTTGAAGCAGGACTGGAAGTAGATTTTTCTGTCGCTCTTAGATTGAGATCACAATTCAGTTATACATATGGTGAAGAAAATGAAGGAGGGGCTTATGTGCCTTTAAGGCATTCGGCGCCAATGTTTGGTAATACTCATCTCATCTGGAATAAAAGAAAATTGAAACTGGATCTGTTTGCAGAGTATAACGGACAGTTCGATTTTGAGGATCTAGCTCCCGGGGAACAGGATAAACCTTATCTGTATGCCTTGGACGAGAACGGGAACCCGTATTCACCGTCATGGTATACTCTTAATATTTCTGGACAATATCAATTGAATCCAAGCTGGCTGGCAACGGTTTCGGTGGAGAATATTACAGATCAACGTTATCGTACATACTCATCGGGAATCGCGGCTGCCGGTAGGAATTTGATCGTGGCCCTGTCTTATAACTTTTAAAAATCCTTTAAGCGTAGATTCGTATCTACGAAGAGAGTAGCCTTTGAAGTTTATTTATTTCACCTCTAAACGTTATTTTAACTTTTTTTTGGAAGGTTTGTATCGCCCCTCTCCTTTTATTTTTTTCGAGAAATATGCGCAGTTCGTGGTTTCAAAGTTGGTTCATGGTGAGGTCCTGCTGGAACAGCGGGAGTTGCTATTGTTGGAGCTGCTACCGGAGCAATTATGGAAGTTGGGTATAGTTCACTCAAATGTGCTTTTGAATGCTAATCATAATGAAATATTTTAAGACTTTTCTATTGTACTTTCTTTTTCCCGCAGTAATTATAGGGCGTAGATTATTAGAAGATAGCACTCTTAGCTTTTTTCAAAAGTTGATATTATTCAGTATCGCTTTAGGTATTAATTTTTTATTCATGAAATTTATTGGAGTACGATTATTTACTTACAAAGGAAAAAATAAAAATGAATAATTTTGGATGAACGCCCAATATGAAAATGTTGGGCCTTTTTTCTTGAATAGTTTCCAAATTGGAGATTATTAACTTACCAATTTATACAAGAATTTTTCTTAAAAATCCTTATTTTCGCAAATCATTTGAAAAAAGGAGAAAATGAGCAGACGGTTCCCTGAATATAAAGGTCTTGACTTGCCAAAAGTGGCAGAGGAAATCTTAAACTATTGGGATGAAAATGATATTTTCGAGAAAAGTATAACTACCCGGGAAGGTAAAGAACCATTTGTATTTTTTGAAGGTCCGCCTTCTGCTAACGGGTTGCCTGGTATTCACCATGTGATGGCTCGTGCTATCAAGGATATTTTCTGTAGATATAAAACCCAGAAAGGTTTTCAGGTTAAGCGTAAAGCTGGTTGGGATACCCATGGTTTACCGGTTGAACTTGGTGTTGAAAAAGAACTGGGTATTACCAAGGAAGATATTGGAACCAAAATAAGCATCGAAAAGTATAACGAAGCCTGTAAGAATGCGGTGATGCGCTATACAGATGTCTGGAATGATCTTACTCAAAAAATGGGTTATTGGGTAGATATGGAAGATCCATACGTCACCTACAAATCCAAATATATGGAAACAGTTTGGTGGCTGCTTTCCGAAATATACAACAAAGACCTTATTTATAAGGGATATACCATCCAGCCATACTCGCCAAAAGCGGGTACAGGGTTGAGTTCTCATGAGCTAAATCAGCCGGGAACCTATCAGGATGTTACAGATACTACGGTAACCGCGATGTTCAAGGCTAAAAAAGACAGCCTTCCGGATTTTCTGAAATCTGAAGATAATCTGTTCTTCATTGCCTGGACGACAACTCCATGGACGCTGCCATCTAACACCGCTTTAACCGTTGGTCCTAAAATAGAATACGTTACGGTTAAGACCTACAATCAATACACCTTTGAGCCTATAACCATAGTTGTAGCTAAGGATCTTGCCGAAAAACAGTTTGATAAAAAGTTTAAAAAGGCAGAATCTGTAGAAGAACTTGAATCCTATACCAAAGAAGACAAGAAGATCCCTTATTTAATCGGGGAGAGTTTTACAGGTAAGGATTTGGTAGGTGCTAAATATGAGCAGTTATTGCCTTATGCATTGCCTAATGATAATCCTGAAAACGCATTCCGCGTGATCTCAGGAGATTTTGTGACCACCGAAGATGGTACCGGAATTGTTCATACTTCTCCAACATTTGGTGCAGATGATGCACTTGTTGCGAAACAGGCTTCGCCTGAAGTTCCACCACTACTGGTTAAAGATGAGAATGGCAACCTGGTTCCTTTAGTGGATCTTCAGGGTAAATTCAGACCAGAAATGGGTGAGCATGCCGGGAAATATGTGAAGAATGAATATTATGATGAAGGTGAGGCTCCCGAAAAGTCTGTAGATGTAGAGCTTGCTATTAAATTAAAGGAAGAGAATAGAGCATTTAAAGTAGAAAAATACGTTCACAGTTATCCAAATTGCTGGAGAACTGATAAGCCTATATTGTATTATCCATTGGATTCCTGGTTCATTAAAGTGACCGAATTTAAAGACAGAATGCATGAGCTGAACAAAGGAATAAACTGGAAACCTAAATCTACCGGTGAAGGCCGCTTTGGGAACTGGCTGGCTAATGCCAACGACTGGAACCTTAGCCGAAGCCGATATTGGGGAATTCCACTTCCTATCTGGAGAACAGAAGACGGAACTGAAGTAAAGGTTATAGGCTCTGTGGCTCAACTTAAGGAAGAAATGCAGAAAGCTGTGGACGCCGGCTTTATGAAGGAAGATATATTCGCCGACTTTGAGCCGGGGAATATGAGTGAAGAAAACTATGATAAAGTAGATCTTCATAAAAATGTTGTAGACGGAATTACACTGGTGTCAGATTCAGGTAAACCGATGAAGCGGGAAGCAGACCTTATCGATGTTTGGTTCGATTCCGGTTCTATGCCTTATTCACAATGGCATTACCCTTTTGAGAACAAGGAAAAAGTTGAAAATAAGTGGCGTAAAGCCGACTTTATTGCCGAAGGTGTGGATCAAACCCGTGGGTGGTTCTATACATTGCACGCAATCGCCACGATGATATTTGATGATGTGGCTTATAAAAATGTTGTTTCCAACGGTCTTGTATTGGATAAGAATGGGCAGAAGATGTCCAAGCGTTTGGGGAATGCTGCAGATCCATTTGAAACCATTTCGGTTTATGGCCCTGATGCCACAAGATGGTATATGATCTCCAATGCGAATCCATGGGACAACCTTAAATTTGATATTGAAGGGATAGGAGAAGTTCAACGTAAATTCTTCGGAACCCTGTATAATACATATTCATTCTTTACGCTTTATGCCAATATTGATAAATTCAGCTATGCTGAAGATGATGTGGCTTTAGAGGATAGACCTGAAATAGACAGATGGATACTTTCCGAACTGCATAGTCTGATAGAGAAAGTAGATAAATTCTATGCAGATTACGAGCCGACTAAGGCTACAAGGGCGATCTCAGAATTTGTTCAGGAGAACTTAAGTAACTGGTTTGTAAGATTGAGCCGAAGAAGATTCTGGAAAGGTGATTATGAGCAGGATAAGATCTCAGCTTATCAAACCCTGTATACTTGTCTGGAGACGGTTGCAAAACTGGGGGCTCCGGTTGCTCCATTTTATATGGACAGATTATTTAGAGACCTTAATGCGGCTACCGGAAAGGATAAAGCAGAATCTGTACATACGGCAGACTTCCCGGTTTATGAACCGAATTTTGTTGATAAATCCTTGGAACGCAAGATGGAGAAGGCTCAAACCATTTCATCTCTGGTTCTTTCTTTAAGAAAGAAAGAGATGATAAAGGTTAGACAACCTCTGCAAAGAGTAATGATTCCGGTGCTTGACGAGGAGCAGAAACAAGAGATACAGGCCGTGGAAGACCTGATTAAGTCTGAGGTGAATGTTAAAGAAATTCAACTTATAGATGATGCTTCAGGCTTGCTGGTTAAGCAGATCAAGCCTAATTTCAGAGTTTTAGGCCCAAGATTCGGTAAGGATATTAAACTGATTGTCAGCAAGATAAACCAATTTGAAGCTTCAGATATTGCAAAAATTGAGAGAGAAGGCAGTATTGAAGTCGATATTAACGGAAATTTAGTTAATTTGTCTATAGATGAGGTTGAGATCAGCTCTCAGGATATTGAGGGGTGGTTAGTTGCCAGTAGTGGTAATATAACGGTAGCCTTAGACGTTAGTATTAGTCCTGAATTAAAAATGGAAGGCGTAGCAAGAGAATTAGTGAACAGGATTCAAAACCTGCGAAAAGATTCCGGTTACGAAGTGACCGATACTATTGATGTGACCCTGCAAAAAGACGGTATAATCGAGGATGCCGTTAACGAAAATATAACCTATATTAAGAACGAAACATTAACTGCAAGTCTCGAATTTGCAGAAGTGGTTAAAGAAGGAGTTGATCTTGAATTCGATGAGATAGCCACTAAATTGTTTATTAAAAAACATTAAGCGATGTCTACAGATGTAAAAGAACGTTACAGCGATGCAGATCTGGCCGAATTTAAGGCTTTGATCCAGCAAAAGATCGAGAAAGCTCAGGAGCAATTAGAGATTTATCAAAATGCTTATAAAAATGATGGAAATAACGGTACAGATGATACCTCTCCAACATTTAAGGCTTTTGAAGAAGGAAGTGAAACCATGAGCAAAGAAGCTAACTCGCAGTTAGCCATTCGTCAGGAGAAATTTATCAGGGATCTGAAAAATGCTTTATTGCGTATTCAGAATAAAACCTATGGTATTTGCAGAGTAACTGGGAAATTAATAGCCAAAGAAAGATTGCTATTGGTGCCTCATGCTACTTTGAGTATTGAAGCTAAGAATATGCAGAAATAAGCCAGAAGGCTTTTAAAAATATGAGCGCCCTTTCTCTATTTGGAATTGGGCGCTTTTTAATTCTATGGTGATGCTGAAGGGCTGTTTATGCATGTGGTTTTTGATATTTCCTTTTTTGCTAGGTGCGCAAAGGATTACTCAGGAAAATATAGAGGCAAAGGGAATCAAGGCCATAGAGATCAATACAGATGAAGTCTACCAGATAAGCATCACAGCGGCAAAAGTCAAGAATATCATATTAAAAACTCATTCTGAAGGCGAGTATTATAATGATATCATTATAAGATCTGCTGTAAGAGAGAAAAGGCTAATACTCACAAGTGAATATCCGGATATACTTACCGGGGGTTTTGACAAATTAAGTGCGCATAAAGTATTCTCAGTAGAAATTGAACTTATTATCCCCGAAGATCTTGAGGTTTTTATCACATCCAATATCGCTTCGGTTATAGCTAAGGGGGGTTATAAATATTTTTATGCCGATCTTCAACAGGGTTATTGTCATTTGCTGACATTTAACGGTAATGCCACGATAAATACCTATAAGGGAGATATTATTGTAGAAACCCAAACTGGATTAATCGAAGCAAATACCCGTAATGGTGAGCTTTTAAAACCTTCATTTTTGCCCGGTAGAAATCCACTAAGGCTCAACAGTCTGGATGGAGATATTATCGTACGTAAAAACTAAATAATATTAGTATTTTTGACCCGTTTTCAAATAAAATAGATACATGTCCCTTAAAAAAGCCGGAATAATAATCTTCATTATTCTTTTAATAGATCAGGTTTCCAAAATATATATCAAAACAAATTTTGCTCTTGGAGATGAGGTTGAGGTGTTTGACTGGTTCCGGATCTTGTTTGTTGAAAATGAAGGGATGGCCTGGGGTGCAAAAATTCCCGGACAATACGGGAAATTGGCTTTAACACTCTTTAGGCTTGCGGCCATAGTAGGAATTGGTTACTGGCTTTGGGATTCTGTGAGGAACAAAGGTTCCAGAGTTCTTATTACATCTATTGCTCTGATCTTTGCCGGTGCCTTTGGAAACATTATAGACTCGGTTATTTACGGAATCATTTTTAACGATAGCTACGGGCAAATAGCAAGCTTTTTACCGGAAGCCGGGGGCTATGGTACAATTTTTCATGGGAAAGTAGTAGACATGCTTTATTTTCCGATCTGGAAGGGGTATTTGCCTGAGTGGATCCCGTTGTGGGGAGGAGAGTACTTCACATTTTTTGAACCTGTCTTCAATATTGCAGATTCTGCGATAAGTATTGGCGTTGCGCTTCTTCTTGTGTTTAATAAGAAGGCATTCCCAAAAACTTCTGAGGAAGATTAAGCCGCAGTCTTTTCGAAGATCTTTTCGAACTTTTTCAGCTCTATCGGTTTTATAAGGTAATCTGTAACAAGGTTAAACGATTTTGCGCGTTCAAGATCGCGAGGATCTATGGATGAACTTACCACGTAAAGCGTTATTTTCTTGTTCAGACTGTTTTTGATCTTAATAAATTCATTCAGGAATTCCCAGCCATCCATAACCGGCATGTTCAGATCCAGGAATATGATATCGGGAAGTTTATCTTCATCGGTAGCATTCTCCATGATATTCTTGAAATAATCCAATGCTTCCTTACCATTCTTATAGATAAGAAGATTTTCCGAAAGGTTCTTAATCTCGATGATTTTCTTAACCAGATTTACGTATATCTTGTCGTCATCAATAATACACGCCAGTTCTACTTTTTGCCCCATTATGATAGATCTAGAATTTTATTTTAAATGTAGTACCTATATCTAGTGTACTGCTCACAGATATAGACCCACCGAGGGTTTCTACCTGATTCTTCGTAATAAATAAACCAATTCCTTTTGCCTCCTGATTACTATGATGAAAGGTTCGGTACATCCCAAACATTTTATCGCCATATTGATCCAGGTCTATTCCCATTCCATTGTCACTAACCTCGAGATATTCGCTATCATTCTCGACATAGGTTTGAATAAAAATGACTGGTTTTCGCCCCGGTTGTTTATATCGGATAGCATTTGTGATTAAATTTAATAAAATACTTTCAAGATACTCAGGTATATAGCGAATTTCTTTCAAATCTTGAAATTCAGCGACGATTTTTGCATTTTCTCGATTAATCAGTGAAGAGATCGATGCAAGAACCACCTCAATGGCCTCTTCAAACTTGATCCATACCCTTTCCTTGCGCAGGGAAGTCTGTATGCTAACGATGTCATTCAGCTGCCTGATGGCTGTGTCCAGATTACCGGAAATGTCTTCTACATTGGCGAGCAGGTCCAGTTTATCCTGGTCTGTTTTGGACTCCTGCAGAAGTTCCACAATAAGGCTCAGATTGCTGCTATGAGATCTTAAATGATGAGAAACGATATGGGCAAAGTTGAATAGCCTTGAATTCTGAGTTGCGATAATGTCCAATGAATTCTGCAGATTCAGCTCATTGTTTTTATTATCATCTATGTTCTGAAGAACTCCGCGTATCCCTATTACATCCTGATCATCATTATAAACCGGTTTTCCGGTTAGGCGTACCCAAAAATCCCTTGCCTGGAAGGATATCATCTTTAATTCCAGTTTGAAGGGAATCCCATATTTTTCACATTTATCAAAGGCATTTCGCATTCGGTTATGATGTTCCGGTGCGTAGAATTTCATCCGGTCTTCATAGTCGGGCTGATAGTCTCTGGGATATTCCAGTATCTTTTTTGATACATCGTCCCAGTAAATATTCTTATTAACCGTATCAACATACCAACCTCCGGTGGAGGTCATTTCAGCGGTTTCCCGGTAATAGAAAAAATTTTCTTCTATGGTATATTGGTCGCGTTTGCTTTGATGTATGTTTACAAAAAGTAAGACTGCGGTCTCCCGGAAAT containing:
- the ileS gene encoding isoleucine--tRNA ligase, which encodes MSRRFPEYKGLDLPKVAEEILNYWDENDIFEKSITTREGKEPFVFFEGPPSANGLPGIHHVMARAIKDIFCRYKTQKGFQVKRKAGWDTHGLPVELGVEKELGITKEDIGTKISIEKYNEACKNAVMRYTDVWNDLTQKMGYWVDMEDPYVTYKSKYMETVWWLLSEIYNKDLIYKGYTIQPYSPKAGTGLSSHELNQPGTYQDVTDTTVTAMFKAKKDSLPDFLKSEDNLFFIAWTTTPWTLPSNTALTVGPKIEYVTVKTYNQYTFEPITIVVAKDLAEKQFDKKFKKAESVEELESYTKEDKKIPYLIGESFTGKDLVGAKYEQLLPYALPNDNPENAFRVISGDFVTTEDGTGIVHTSPTFGADDALVAKQASPEVPPLLVKDENGNLVPLVDLQGKFRPEMGEHAGKYVKNEYYDEGEAPEKSVDVELAIKLKEENRAFKVEKYVHSYPNCWRTDKPILYYPLDSWFIKVTEFKDRMHELNKGINWKPKSTGEGRFGNWLANANDWNLSRSRYWGIPLPIWRTEDGTEVKVIGSVAQLKEEMQKAVDAGFMKEDIFADFEPGNMSEENYDKVDLHKNVVDGITLVSDSGKPMKREADLIDVWFDSGSMPYSQWHYPFENKEKVENKWRKADFIAEGVDQTRGWFYTLHAIATMIFDDVAYKNVVSNGLVLDKNGQKMSKRLGNAADPFETISVYGPDATRWYMISNANPWDNLKFDIEGIGEVQRKFFGTLYNTYSFFTLYANIDKFSYAEDDVALEDRPEIDRWILSELHSLIEKVDKFYADYEPTKATRAISEFVQENLSNWFVRLSRRRFWKGDYEQDKISAYQTLYTCLETVAKLGAPVAPFYMDRLFRDLNAATGKDKAESVHTADFPVYEPNFVDKSLERKMEKAQTISSLVLSLRKKEMIKVRQPLQRVMIPVLDEEQKQEIQAVEDLIKSEVNVKEIQLIDDASGLLVKQIKPNFRVLGPRFGKDIKLIVSKINQFEASDIAKIEREGSIEVDINGNLVNLSIDEVEISSQDIEGWLVASSGNITVALDVSISPELKMEGVARELVNRIQNLRKDSGYEVTDTIDVTLQKDGIIEDAVNENITYIKNETLTASLEFAEVVKEGVDLEFDEIATKLFIKKH
- a CDS encoding TraR/DksA family transcriptional regulator, whose product is MSTDVKERYSDADLAEFKALIQQKIEKAQEQLEIYQNAYKNDGNNGTDDTSPTFKAFEEGSETMSKEANSQLAIRQEKFIRDLKNALLRIQNKTYGICRVTGKLIAKERLLLVPHATLSIEAKNMQK
- a CDS encoding lipoprotein signal peptidase — its product is MSLKKAGIIIFIILLIDQVSKIYIKTNFALGDEVEVFDWFRILFVENEGMAWGAKIPGQYGKLALTLFRLAAIVGIGYWLWDSVRNKGSRVLITSIALIFAGAFGNIIDSVIYGIIFNDSYGQIASFLPEAGGYGTIFHGKVVDMLYFPIWKGYLPEWIPLWGGEYFTFFEPVFNIADSAISIGVALLLVFNKKAFPKTSEED
- a CDS encoding response regulator yields the protein MGQKVELACIIDDDKIYVNLVKKIIEIKNLSENLLIYKNGKEALDYFKNIMENATDEDKLPDIIFLDLNMPVMDGWEFLNEFIKIKNSLNKKITLYVVSSSIDPRDLERAKSFNLVTDYLIKPIELKKFEKIFEKTAA
- a CDS encoding sensor histidine kinase — its product is MLSDLQLNSILEDFDIAYWKINLFSKEIAWSEHFNSLVGKPEIREDRFEFFINHILHPDYRYDFRIHFEQLIKENDPFSFEIKLKLGNGKYRWFECKNLKSKDQNFRETAVLLFVNIHQSKRDQYTIEENFFYYRETAEMTSTGGWYVDTVNKNIYWDDVSKKILEYPRDYQPDYEDRMKFYAPEHHNRMRNAFDKCEKYGIPFKLELKMISFQARDFWVRLTGKPVYNDDQDVIGIRGVLQNIDDNKNNELNLQNSLDIIATQNSRLFNFAHIVSHHLRSHSSNLSLIVELLQESKTDQDKLDLLANVEDISGNLDTAIRQLNDIVSIQTSLRKERVWIKFEEAIEVVLASISSLINRENAKIVAEFQDLKEIRYIPEYLESILLNLITNAIRYKQPGRKPVIFIQTYVENDSEYLEVSDNGMGIDLDQYGDKMFGMYRTFHHSNQEAKGIGLFITKNQVETLGGSISVSSTLDIGTTFKIKF